The Lutra lutra chromosome 10, mLutLut1.2, whole genome shotgun sequence genome contains a region encoding:
- the CDK2AP2 gene encoding cyclin-dependent kinase 2-associated protein 2 isoform X2 — protein MGYVQAMKPPGAQGSQSTYTDLLSVIEEMGKEIRPTYAGSKSAMERLKRGIIHARALVRECLAETERNART, from the exons ATGGGCTATGTGCAG GCGATGAAGCCACCCGGAGCCCAGGGCTCCCAGAGCACCTACACAGACCTGCTGTCAGTCATAGAGGAGATGGGCAAAGAGATCCGGCCTACCTATGCTGGCAGCAAGAGCGCAATGGAGCGCCTGAAGAGAG GCATCATCCATGCCCGGGCCCTAGTCAGAGAGTGCCTGGCAGAGACAGAGCGGAACGCCCGCACGTAA
- the CDK2AP2 gene encoding cyclin-dependent kinase 2-associated protein 2 isoform X1, translating to MSYKPIAPAPSSTPGSSTPGPGTPVPTAGSVPSPSGSVPGAAAPFRPLFNDFGPPSMGYVQAMKPPGAQGSQSTYTDLLSVIEEMGKEIRPTYAGSKSAMERLKRGIIHARALVRECLAETERNART from the exons ACCCatcgcccccgcccccagcagcaCCCCCGGCTCCAGCACCCCTGGGCCCGGCACCCCGGTACCTACAG CCGGAAGTGTCCCATCGCCATCGGGCTCGGTGCCGGGAGCCGCTGCCCCTTTCAGACCCCTGTTTAACGACTTTGGACCGCCCTCCATGGGCTATGTGCAG GCGATGAAGCCACCCGGAGCCCAGGGCTCCCAGAGCACCTACACAGACCTGCTGTCAGTCATAGAGGAGATGGGCAAAGAGATCCGGCCTACCTATGCTGGCAGCAAGAGCGCAATGGAGCGCCTGAAGAGAG GCATCATCCATGCCCGGGCCCTAGTCAGAGAGTGCCTGGCAGAGACAGAGCGGAACGCCCGCACGTAA